In the genome of Serinus canaria isolate serCan28SL12 unplaced genomic scaffold, serCan2020 HiC_scaffold_147, whole genome shotgun sequence, the window GCCCGCAGGTGATCGCCTACGCCCGGCGCCGGTACCGGATCCTGGGCGAGACCCTGGACGTGGCCGTGGGCAACTGCATCGACCGATTGGCCCggctgctgcaggtgggacACGCCCACCCCGGACACGCCCAGGTGGACACGCCCACCCGGACACGCCCACAGTGACCCCGCCCCTTTTCCCGCAGATCCCCAACGCTCCCAGCCCCGGCTACAACGTGGAGCAGCTGGCCAAGAGgtgaccccaaaaccccctgaATTTACCCCAAAAGTGAGCCCAGATCCCCCTGGAATGACCCAGAAACTGACCCTGAAATCCCCCCAAGTGAGCCCAAAACCGACCCCAAAATCCACAAAACTGAGCCCAAAACTGGCCCGAAATGACCCAAAACTGACCCCAAACCCTCGACCTGACCCAAAATGCCCGGAtttcaccccaaaccctcaacCTGACCCAAAATGCCCGGATTTCACCCCAAACCCAGGGGCCGCCGCCTGCTCCCGCTGCCCTACGTGGTCAAAGGCCTCGACGTCTCCTTCTCGGGGCTGCTGTCCCACCTGCAGGTACCAAAAtccccagatttcaccccaaaaccacagagagACCCAAAAACCCTAAATCTCACCCCAAAACCATGGGGGGaaccaaaaatccccaaatctcACCCCAAAACTGACCCCAAAATGACCCAAAACCCCCCAGATTtgcccaaaatcccccaaactgACCTAAAGTGACCCAAAAATCCCCAGATTtaccccaaatcccccaaactGACCCAAAATCCCAGATTTTCCCAAAATCGCCGTTTTTCACCCCAGGCCGTGACCCCGAAGCTCCTGGAGTCGGGGGAGGCGACCCCGGAGGATCTGTGCTTCTCCCTACAGGTAATTAGTGGCTAATTAGGGGTAATTAGTGGTTAATTAGGGGCAATAAGGGGTAATTAGCGGTTAATTAGAGGTAATTAATGGGGCTGGGACTAAATAATGGGGTTTTGGGATTAATTAATGGCTGTTAGGAGATAATTAATTGGGGTTTAGGGGTGATTAATGGGGTTTTGGGGGTAATTAGTGGGGTTTTGGGGTAATTAATGGGGGTTGGGAGTAATTATTGGGATTTGGGAGTTAATTAATGGGGTTTAGGGGTGATTAATGGGGGTTTGGGGTTAATAATTGGGGGTTTCAGGTGATTaatgggggtttgggggggttaattttgggacatttttggggcattttggggccattttggggaCATTTTTGGGGTCattattgggattttttgggacATTTTTAGGACATTTTTGGGCCATTTTGGCTCAGTTTTGGGGACGtttctgggctggttttggtgcCGATTTTGGGCTGATTTTGGGCTAACCTGGGGCcgtttttgggtggttttgggccatttttgctcagttttggggacgtttctgggctggttttggaGCTGATTTTGGCCCGATTTTGGGCTAACCTGGGGCCGtttttgggtggatttttggCTGTTTTGGTGTCCCAGGAGACGGCGTTCGCCATGCTGGCCGAGGTCACCGAGCGGGCGCTGGCGCTGACCCGGGCCCGGCACCTGCTGCTCGTGGGGGGCGTGGCCTGTGAGTGGGCGGGGTCACACCTTGGGTGGGCGCGGTCTCACCTAGGGTGGGCAAGGTCTGACCTGGGGTGGGCGGGGTCTCACCTGGAAGGGGTGTGGTCACATCTGTGAATGGGTGTGGCCACACCTGGAGGGTGTGGTCACCTTGGGGATGGGCGTGGTCTCACCTAGGGTGGGTGGGATCACACCTAGAGAGGAGGTGTGGCCATCCAGAAAGAGGTGGGGCTCAGCTGTGTATAAAAAGGGGTGGGACCTTCATTTGCATGAGGGGGcggagccagggctgggctcacgGCCACGCCCAGGTAACACTCACCTGTGCCCAGGTAACCACcggctgcaggagatgctgcagacCATGTGCAAGGCCCGGGGGGCGGAGCTCTGCCCCATAGACGACAGGTGAGGGCGGGGCCTGCCTCGGAGGGGGCGGGGCACACCTGCGGGGCGCACCTGTGACCTTTGACCCCCCAGGTACTGCATCGACAACGGCGCCATGATCGCCCAGGCCGGCTGCGAAATGCTGAGGGTGGGGCAGGTGACGGAGCTCAGCCAATCAGGGATCACGCAGAGGTCAGGGGGCGTGGCCAGGTGGGCGGGACCGGGAGTGGATTGGCCGGGCTCTGACCTTTGACCTCTGGCAGGTATCGGACGGACGAGGTGGAGGTGACCTGGAGGGATTAAAGTGGCCACGCCCACAACGGCCACGCCCACTTAATAAAAGAATGCCCAACCCTCTCATCTCCTGGCCACGCCTCTTTTTCTGGATGATGTAATTTGATTGGTTATCCCACCCATCTAGAGAGGACCAATCAGCTTCTGAGATTCCTTGTCAATCACTGGTGGAACCCTGCCCTATTACTGTCAATCATCTGCTGCAAGCCACACCCCTTGCTTTTGGTTACATTACCACCTCATCTGTCAATCATCAGCTGCAAGCCACGCCCTTTGCATTGGGTTACATTACCACCTATCTGTCAATCATCTGTTGCAAATCGCTCCCTCTGTCAATTGAATCTCGCCCCTCTCTTGCCCATCCGCCAATAGGATTGGTGGGCGGTGTTCCGCCAGCCAATAGACGGCCGGGGGGCGTGGCTTTGCTGAGGGGCCCGGCTGTCGAGGGCGGGAGCGGCTCAGTCTGTGAGGGGCCGGCGCGGGGATCGCATACGTTACGTGCGGGTATGTGAATTACGGTTGTGGGGGATTggagctctgtctgtgtgttCCAGTCGCGACATGGCGCCCCATCGCGATCCCGACCCGCGTTCCCCCCGTCGCCGCCAGCCGCGGGCGCTCGGGGTTTTAGCGGCGTCGCAGagcagcggcggcggctcctTCTTCACCCGGCGGGGCAGAGAATGTTTGGGGGCTCCGCCGGCATTTGGGGGGCCGCACAAACGCTCCGGGGGCTCCTCGGGATTCATTAATTAGGGAGGGATTAATTTGGGAGGGATTAATTGGGAGCCGGCCGTCCCGGTTCCGTTCCGTTCTGACTCCGCTTCTCTCCCCTCAGGCAGAGCCGCCGGCGAGAAACGGCTTCTGGAGGATCGCCACTGTATAA includes:
- the OSGEP gene encoding tRNA N6-adenosine threonylcarbamoyltransferase, encoding NGRSRDRRRPPRARPQVIAYARRRYRILGETLDVAVGNCIDRLARLLQIPNAPSPGYNVEQLAKRGRRLLPLPYVVKGLDVSFSGLLSHLQAVTPKLLESGEATPEDLCFSLQETAFAMLAEVTERALALTRARHLLLVGGVACNHRLQEMLQTMCKARGAELCPIDDRYCIDNGAMIAQAGCEMLRVGQVTELSQSGITQRYRTDEVEVTWRD